The following are from one region of the Ischnura elegans chromosome X, ioIscEleg1.1, whole genome shotgun sequence genome:
- the LOC124171474 gene encoding histone-lysine N-methyltransferase PRDM16-like encodes MSVADAAAATPAWCLPYGPRPATCPLAALLRPAPPAAPRPHEHAEREDPAVSRSTTMREKHSSPRKMIGLGSLFAHHHYEGGPTPRDGGSPKQASVYPDVAQHLSLRVVAHQGGVQPRDDQPDHESAMMMPFDLSRGSTSAAEGPSPAGRMSPAGRARDEQPLDLRVEHKKQRRRGRVDEDENQNVILRSPSPEEGGSSPAARDQHPVGHHYPLIYASQPLHPLVLEAMYREKGVVRIPYAAPPAPAPASRPPFPFLLNSGPAVAPAAAHPYDLLRPNAVLPKAYDGLVPPAAAPALVPGAGSPSSRASDSMSACSADGSVGGAAPRAGGPRTGGAKARGDRYSCRFCGKVFPRSANLTRHLRTHTGEQPYKCKYCERSFSISSNLQRHVRNIHNKEKPFKCPLCDRCFGQQTNLDRHLKKHEADGPTILDSEGPMRETGRTRVGRVQEDECSAYFDEIRSFMGKITEAGERVPHHYHRHHDVPAYLRAAADDPKGPGSPADEEKEESASSAASAHGGSPKDAGQRSPSPAQSAEDGHVGHGSGDEDDSIPSRGPSPAKH; translated from the coding sequence ATGAGTGTGGCGGACGCCGCCGCCGCGACCCCCGCCTGGTGCCTCCCGTACGGCCCCCGCCCCGCAACGTGCCCCCTCGCCGCACTCCTGCGGCCCGCCCCACCCGCGGCCCCGCGCCCCCACGAGCATGCCGAGCGCGAGGACCCCGCTGTGAGCCGCTCCACCACCATGCGGGAGAAGCACTCCAGCCCGCGCAAGATGATCGGCCTGGGCTCCCTATTCGCGCACCACCACTACGAGGGCGGACCCACGCCCCGCGACGGCGGATCCCCCAAGCAGGCCTCCGTGTACCCCGACGTGGCCCAACACCTGTCGCTGCGCGTCGTCGCACACCAGGGCGGAGTCCAGCCGCGCGATGACCAGCCCGACCACGAGTCCGCCATGATGATGCCCTTCGACCTGTCCCGCGGATCCACCTCCGCGGCCGAAGGCCCATCTCCCGCGGGCCGCATGTCCCCAGCGGGCCGCGCGAGGGATGAGCAGCCCCTGGACCTGCGCGTTGAGCACAAGAAGCAGCGCCGGAGGGGTCGCGTGGACGAGGACGAGAACCAGAATGTGATCCTGAGGAGCCCATCGCCGGAGGAGGGAGGGTCATCGCCCGCGGCGAGGGACCAGCACCCCGTGGGACACCACTACCCGCTCATCTACGCCTCGCAGCCACTGCACCCGCTCGTGCTCGAGGCGATGTACCGCGAGAAGGGCGTCGTCCGCATCCCCTACGCGGCACCGCCCGCACCCGCACCCGCCTCACGCCCACCCTTCCCCTTCCTACTGAACTCTGGCCCGGCCGTGGCACCCGCGGCCGCGCACCCCTACGACCTGCTGCGCCCCAACGCCGTGCTGCCCAAGGCCTACGACGGCCTGGTCCCGCCCGCCGCGGCACCTGCCCTCGTACCAGGCGCTGGGAGCCCCAGCAGCCGCGCCTCAGACTCCATGTCTGCATGCAGCGCGGACGGGAGCGTGGGCGGCGCCGCGCCGCGAGCCGGCGGGCCGCGAACCGGCGGTGCCAAGGCGCGAGGCGACCGCTACTCGTGCCGCTTCTGTGGAAAGGTGTTCCCGCGCTCCGCCAACCTCACGCGCCACCTACGCACCCACACAGGGGAGCAGCCTTACAAATGTAAATACTGCGAGCGCTCCTTCTCCATCTCATCGAACCTGCAGAGACACGTGCGCAACATCCACAACAAGGAGAAGCCGTTCAAGTGTCCGCTGTGCGACCGCTGCTTCGGGCAGCAGACCAACCTGGACCGCCACCTCAAGAAGCACGAGGCGGACGGACCGACCATTCTGGACAGCGAGGGCCCGATGAGGGAGACGGGCCGCACGCGCGTGGGCCGCGTCCAGGAGGATGAGTGCTCTGCGTACTTTGACGAGATCCGCTCGTTCATGGGCAAGATCACGGAGGCCGGGGAGAGGGTGCCGCACCACTACCACCGTCACCATGATGTGCCCGCGTACCTTCGCGCTGCCGCCGACGATCCCAAGGGGCCCGGCTCACCAGCGGACGAGGAGAAGGAGGAGTCGGCGTCTTCGGCGGCCTCGGCCCACGGTGGCTCGCCCAAGGACGCCGGGCAGCGCTCGCCGTCGCCGGCCCAGTCCGCCGAGGACGGACATGTGGGCCACGGCAGCGGAGACGAGGATGACTCGATCCCCTCGCGCGGCCCATCGCCCGCCAAGCACTGA